One stretch of Xanthomonas sp. DAR 35659 DNA includes these proteins:
- the ftsA gene encoding cell division protein FtsA: MNRKGDKSLIVGLDIGTSKVVALVGEYSPGNPIEVIGIGSHESRGLKRGVVVDIESTVQSIQRAVEEAELMAGCEIRSVYASISGNHVQCKNSPGIVPIRDGEVTWTDLDRVLEAAKAVAIPADQRILHAIPREYVLDDSQEGIRNPVGMTGVRLEVHAHLVVCAQSAAANISKCVQRCGLQVDDLILSSLASSVAVLTADERELGVVLVDMGAGTTDLAVFVQGAICHTASLPIAGDHVTNDIAHMLRTPTPEAEQIKVRYACALAQLATAEESIQVPSVGDRPPRRMPRHSLAQAVQGRYEEIFEMVQAELRRSGFEELVRAGMVLTGGASKMEGVVELAEEMVQMPVRVGIPQHVTGLGEVVGNPVHATGVGLLLMGSQIEHPRRPSLPTGRAGSLFKKLKNWYRGEF, translated from the coding sequence ATGAACCGCAAAGGCGACAAATCCCTCATCGTTGGACTGGACATCGGCACCTCCAAGGTCGTCGCGCTGGTCGGCGAGTACTCGCCCGGCAACCCGATCGAGGTGATCGGCATCGGTTCGCACGAATCGCGCGGGCTCAAGCGCGGCGTGGTCGTGGACATCGAATCCACCGTGCAGTCGATCCAGCGCGCGGTCGAGGAAGCGGAGCTGATGGCCGGCTGCGAGATCCGTTCGGTCTACGCCTCGATCTCCGGCAACCACGTGCAGTGCAAGAACTCGCCCGGGATCGTGCCGATCCGCGACGGCGAAGTGACCTGGACCGACCTGGACCGCGTGCTGGAAGCGGCCAAGGCGGTGGCGATCCCGGCCGACCAGCGCATCCTGCACGCGATCCCGCGCGAGTACGTGCTGGACGATTCGCAGGAAGGCATCCGCAACCCGGTCGGCATGACCGGCGTGCGCCTGGAGGTGCACGCGCACCTGGTGGTGTGCGCGCAGTCGGCCGCGGCCAACATCAGCAAGTGCGTGCAGCGCTGCGGCCTGCAGGTGGACGACCTGATCCTGTCCTCGCTGGCATCCTCGGTGGCGGTGCTGACCGCCGACGAGCGCGAGCTGGGCGTGGTGCTGGTGGACATGGGCGCCGGCACCACCGACCTGGCGGTGTTCGTGCAGGGCGCGATCTGCCACACCGCCTCGCTGCCGATCGCCGGCGACCACGTCACCAACGACATCGCGCACATGCTGCGCACGCCGACGCCGGAAGCCGAGCAGATCAAGGTGCGCTACGCCTGCGCCCTGGCGCAGCTGGCCACCGCGGAAGAAAGCATCCAGGTGCCCAGCGTCGGCGACCGTCCGCCGCGGCGCATGCCGCGCCATTCGCTGGCGCAGGCGGTGCAGGGCCGCTACGAGGAGATCTTCGAGATGGTGCAGGCGGAACTGCGCCGCTCCGGCTTCGAGGAACTGGTGCGCGCCGGCATGGTGCTCACTGGTGGCGCCTCGAAGATGGAAGGCGTGGTCGAACTGGCCGAGGAAATGGTGCAGATGCCGGTGCGCGTGGGCATTCCCCAGCACGTCACCGGCCTGGGCGAAGTCGTCGGCAACCCGGTGCACGCCACCGGCGTGGGCCTGCTGTTGATGGGCAGCCAGATCGAACACCCGCGCCGCCCGTCGCTGCCGACTGGCCGCGCCGGCAGCTTGTTCAAGAAATTGAAGAACTGGTATCGCGGCGAGTTCTGA
- a CDS encoding cell division protein FtsQ/DivIB: MSALLRILAWLLALALVALPVVAVLNGWVGAERWPLSRLQVSGDFKRVPAEQLRQVVLPYARRGFFAVRLQDAQDAIERLPWVESARVRKRWPDVLEVRVTEHRPFARWGADRMLSEQGRIFALPAELRGTALPQLAGPDAKAQEVVALYNESRALFAPAGLSVNGVAMDARGSWSLQLGDNVQVVVGRDDARTRLARFARVLPQLLQGDQGPVARADLRYTNGFTVERGIVNREPGMEKKPPAPTQTARHAAIADPPSARTNPLLTIPDSRFPIPGSKT, encoded by the coding sequence ATGAGCGCCCTGCTGCGCATCCTCGCCTGGCTGCTGGCGCTGGCCCTGGTCGCGCTGCCGGTGGTGGCGGTGCTCAACGGCTGGGTCGGCGCCGAGCGCTGGCCGTTGAGCCGGTTGCAGGTCAGCGGCGATTTCAAGCGCGTGCCGGCCGAGCAGTTGCGGCAGGTGGTGCTGCCGTACGCGCGCCGCGGCTTCTTCGCGGTGCGCCTGCAGGATGCGCAGGACGCGATCGAGCGCCTGCCGTGGGTGGAGAGCGCGCGCGTGCGCAAGCGCTGGCCGGACGTGCTGGAAGTGCGCGTCACCGAACATCGCCCGTTCGCGCGCTGGGGCGCGGACCGCATGCTGTCCGAGCAGGGCCGCATCTTCGCCCTGCCCGCCGAACTGCGCGGCACAGCCCTGCCGCAGTTGGCCGGGCCGGATGCAAAGGCGCAGGAAGTGGTGGCGCTGTACAACGAATCGCGCGCGCTTTTCGCGCCGGCCGGGTTGTCGGTCAACGGCGTGGCGATGGACGCACGCGGCAGCTGGTCGCTGCAACTGGGCGACAACGTGCAGGTGGTGGTCGGCCGCGACGACGCGCGCACCCGCCTGGCCCGTTTCGCCCGCGTGCTGCCGCAACTGTTGCAAGGCGATCAAGGCCCCGTGGCGCGCGCCGACCTGCGCTACACCAATGGCTTTACGGTGGAGCGGGGAATCGTGAATCGGGAACCGGGAATGGAGAAAAAGCCGCCGGCACCGACCCAAACCGCGCGCCATGCGGCGATCGCCGATCCTCCATCCGCGCGCACGAACCCGCTCCTCACCATTCCCGATTCCCGATTCCCCATTCCCGGCTCCAAGACATGA